The Schistosoma mansoni, WGS project CABG00000000 data, supercontig 1882, strain Puerto Rico, whole genome shotgun sequence genome includes a window with the following:
- a CDS encoding XP_018644825.1: MVLRCSMQSKSSLIYSAVEKHFHIRWRSLWTGYILYVLYWVVSCELVATMRDIRNEFIRSHLIINIICFVYAADEV; this comes from the coding sequence atggtattgcgatgcagtatgcagtctaagagttcgttgatctactctgcagtcgaaaaacattttcatatacgttggcgtagtttgtggactggttatattttgtatgttttgtattgggttgttagttgtgagttagtggcgacgatgcgtgatatccggaatgagtttatcagaagtcacctaataattaatatcatttgttttgtatatgcagcagacgaagtgtag